The DNA window ctttaaacgaaaagcaaactcgtactatgggTACAGGAGTTTTGTGGAAAATTTTACACGTCTCAGGTCTCAGTCTCAGGTGTACCAAACTCGGAATTATAACAAGTTCAACTAGATGTAGCAAGTTCGTTATCAACACCCCGTGGTGTtccactgctggatatgagGCTTCATCATAATCTCCATGTATGAGGGTTGGAAACTCCTGCTGCTCAATTTCTATCAAATAAGTTGTAGTTTCTTAATTGACTATTATTAAACCCACATGAGGAGAGAGAGGGAGGGGATGACGAAATGTATTCGATTCTACTCtaccattatttttatactaattgAGCTATCTACCATATTATACCATGTACTATTTCTTCTATTACAGAATGTGGTGTTCCATTACGGCGACACACGCGTCAGCCGCGCGACAGGACTCCAGGCCAGCTCCGCATCATCAAGGGTCGGGAGTCCAAGAGAGGGGCCTGGCCTTGGCAGGTCGGTAATCAGTCAGATAACTTGCTAGAATTAGTGGACTGTGACTTCTCTGATTATGAGGATAATTGGTCGAGTAGGCAATTACACAgttgagtaaagtattattctgattatttattttcataattatctcGGTGTCCGGTTTCATGTTCTATGAATGGTAATAGGCTTACACGATATTAACCTGAAAGggacaaatataaacaaacctACAAGTTCCCCTTATTCATAATTATACTTTacaaataagtgtgggagagccatgcttcggcacaaatggactgctcgataccacggccttaccgaaaaccgacgtgaaacaacgcttgcgttgtgtttcgttgtgtgagtgagattaccggaggcccaatcttcccaatccccgattccccaacaacccttaaattcctaacccgcaaaaggccggcaacgcacttgtaacgcctctggtgttttaagtacggcggcgattgcttaccatcaggggataGGTCTGCTCGAttgcaaaaaaattaataaaaaaaataaagatgcaTTCTAACACATTACTACGGTCTTCTTCCAGGTATCACTACAGCTGCTACACCCAAACTACGGTCTGATCGGCCACTGGTGTGGCGGAGTGCTGGTGCATCCGATGTGGCTGCTCACCACTGCTCACTGCATACATAAGTATGGCTATTTCACTTTTACTTCTAGCTCCTAATACTCAGTTAAATATTGGTCTGCATTCCTTGATTGTGTGGTAGTACGGTAGTAGTGCCTTTGTATgtgttaaaattatatgttttatattatatagctCTGATTACATTATAAGCGTTACAGTTTATGCTTTGACTAAAAAAACTCTAAACAGCTGCGCTTTATTTGTCATGTTTATTTAACATCacataatataactttattgtcTTAAATAAGAAGAAACTAATACCAATCTGTATGTTGGACTAATtgattacatacaatattttttagacataaaaaatattatctaactgCTATCTCTTAAAATTTCAGTGAACTCTTCAACCTGCCGGTGCCAGCGCTCTGGACAGCAGTGCTGGGAGAATGGGACAGAGCTGAGCAGAAAGGAGCCTACGTGCCCATTGAGAAGATTGTCCTACATCATCGGTTTCATAACTACCAACATGATATAGGTAACAAAAACGATACTAAGTAATTAAGTTCATAGTAAAACCGATTTTTTTACTTCATCTTAGTCTTCCTGATGATTCTTTTGATTTTCTCTATCCTATTGCTCTTATCTCAAGatgtaatcaaaataaaaatcaataattactttataattttacatattcCAGCTCTAATGAAGCTAACAAGACCAGCAGACGTCAGCACAGGAAGCCGCATCCGTACAATCTGCTTACCACCATTCGAACCACCAATAGACGCCTTCGGAACAGAGAAGAGCTCATCCTTCTACCATCGTCCAGACTCCTCAACAGAACCACCACGAAGAAAGCCGAAACCACCAAAACCAAAGCCAGATACCGCTGTCAAATATTTAGAGAAACTGAACAATTTAACTAAGAATATCTTCTCAGGACTTGTTAACAAGAAACATAAGAACATGAGATATAACGTTAGAGTATCCAATGACTCAAATAGACCGACAGACAGAAAGAATGGAGATGAACTAAGAAAATCTGATAATGAAAGAGGTCATAGTGATTTGATATACGACAGTGCAACACTAGACAGTGTTGTCAAACTTATAAGGAACAGTCTCCTAAAGGATGATTACAAAGTAAATATCAATAGAAGTGATAAAAAGCTTATGTTTGGTGAAGAAATCGATCCGTttattgatgataataataGATTGGACTTCAAAGATGAGTGTTATACTACTGGATGGGGCAGGGAACAGACGAATGGGACGTTGACAGATGTTTTGTTGGAGGCTGAAGTACCAGTGCTACCTCTGAATGTGTGTAGAGAGAGGTATGCTCTGACTCTTCCATTGAATGATGGACATCTGTGTGCTGGGAGCACAGATGGCAGCACTGGAGCCTGTGTGGTAAGTATACACACTTATTAACATgatttctttcaatatttttacgAGAATCCCCTTCAGATTTCGTATCCTGAGTCATTGTTTGTTCCGCACTGGgttcaattataaaattataactacagGAAAGAATAACAGTTTAAGCAAGATATAAAAAAAGGCTTGGAAAGTAAAGAAAGTAAGATTTACTTTTGCTTCCGCCTCATATTGATCAAAAAGAAAAGGTTGTAAAAATATGAACGTTTATGACAATTATAAAAACATGCGGACATGATAATATTAATGAGTAATTAATAATCTCCTGTTTACTTGGAAATCTGTTTACCCAAGAGTGAGAGTAAAAAGAAACCCGATATGACCTTCGCGAGAAATATTTTGGTCAGTAGTTAGTTTACGAGAAATTTTAATTGATCCAATTATAACCTGTAGGCTGTATTCTTAATGaagtatttttgattttatCTCCGTTTTATAAACGAGGGTCGTAGTCTGATTTGAtatcattaaaatgttttttagaatATTACGTGATTCAAAATTCGAATTCCTGAATACCTACATCGTAAATGCGTTGgctggacaagaggtctcggattcgattccggGGTCAggcaaaatattacaaaattttttttcggtttACCGAAAAATcctagtagtagcacggagtctggaattgtgcctagtatatggcaataggctcacctcctaatatatgggacttctaacacaaacagtgaaaagtgggtgttcattgtatagtggcattacgtgctgtaatgtgcatctctgccaacaccttcggggataaaaggcgtgacgttgcatataat is part of the Spodoptera frugiperda isolate SF20-4 chromosome 30, AGI-APGP_CSIRO_Sfru_2.0, whole genome shotgun sequence genome and encodes:
- the LOC118269970 gene encoding transmembrane protease serine 12 — encoded protein: MTMTRVSCCVLIIFLTAIFMDSCDGYSPRECGVPLRRHTRQPRDRTPGQLRIIKGRESKRGAWPWQVSLQLLHPNYGLIGHWCGGVLVHPMWLLTTAHCIHNELFNLPVPALWTAVLGEWDRAEQKGAYVPIEKIVLHHRFHNYQHDIALMKLTRPADVSTGSRIRTICLPPFEPPIDAFGTEKSSSFYHRPDSSTEPPRRKPKPPKPKPDTAVKYLEKLNNLTKNIFSGLVNKKHKNMRYNVRVSNDSNRPTDRKNGDELRKSDNERGHSDLIYDSATLDSVVKLIRNSLLKDDYKVNINRSDKKLMFGEEIDPFIDDNNRLDFKDECYTTGWGREQTNGTLTDVLLEAEVPVLPLNVCRERYALTLPLNDGHLCAGSTDGSTGACVGDSGGPLQCRSGGRWELRGLTSFGSGCARRGVPDVYTNVAHYVSWIYAHVYAS